Below is a genomic region from Prunus persica cultivar Lovell chromosome G3, Prunus_persica_NCBIv2, whole genome shotgun sequence.
GATTCCCTTATCTTTCCCCATCTTTTCatatcttcatttaattattttctaaactctTTCCAATATCATATTGTCTTGTTTCAATTATGTTCTGAACCATTGCTCATCTTTGTCCATCTCACTTTATTGGATTCCCTTAACTTTCCCAATCTTTTCATATCTTCATTCAATTATGATCATACATGTAGGTCATCTCATTTTGTCATGTTGTCATTatttcctctcttcctccttatCCCTTTGTATCTTATCCTGATTTCCTATCACCTTCATTTTATCCTTTTTGTCTATTTAAGAAGTGTTATTCTACTCAATTGAATACACAATCTCCTTCAATCTCATTTTCCTTCTTACAATGAATTCACGTGGGAAGGCTATACAAAATTTATTTGGTTGAGATAAACTTCAACacattttcctttcttttgttcATTCTTCTATTTATCTCGTCCGAACGCCCTTGGAGTGGGCATGACCACATCATCTTGATCTCCCTCCAACTTGATTGTATTGCCACTGTGAGAAgaatctctgaatgtttgtgTAGGAGATTCACATAGCTCGTTCTACTTTGGGCAATCTTTTAGGATTTGGCAAGCAAGATACAACTTGAAAGACCTATTCAGAGGCTTATTATCATTCAAGAAAAGTATTTTTGCATGCATATCCTACGCacgaaataaaatataaagcaagttaataattgaaaagaattagaattataaatttaagcaTTGAATAAAATGGGTACTCACCACATCTTCAAGATGGGAGCCACTCACATGCCTTGCATTGGCCTTTGGGGTGTTCGCATGTCGGCTCCAGCCATGCCTGgatcatttttcaaaaatttgtaGTACACACACAACCAAAATGagttgtttgattgattagtGCCAATAACACCATCTTTAGAGACAAAAATCCACTATTTGCACAATGCCTCATCTTTTTGTGGTTTCCAATTCACACATCTTTAGGATTTTGGGGCCAttctaaaaaataatgaaaagagaatgaacaaatataacaaatggagaaaagaaaaaaattattttgggtGGATTATTTAACAAATGAATGgatatttatagagtttgggATGAGTTTTAGGGTTGGATCTTATTTAGATTTattagaaaaattattttgaccgttggatttaaatttcagcTGGTTGCAATGAAATTTTATCGTTGAGATTGCCTAAACTTATCATAATCGTTGCattagaaaaaacaaaataacttaATCTTTCAAATGGGGTCGTAGATTCCAACGACTCATTCACCATGTGCTCCCACGTGTCACGCTAAAGCAAATGGAGAGTAGTCAACTTTCTGTCACACGCGGCACACTCCATTTTCCTCTTCACATGGGCTGTGCATCATGGGTTGTGCTTCACACAAAATTATTAGTCCAGGCAAAACCCATACTGGAATTCCGTCCAGAATTCCACCCATCTCAAAATTCACCCCCTAAAATACATGGGTTGTAAATGGATTTTAgacccaaaattcaaaatttgagtttccAACCTTTGGGTTGGAGATGATCTTAAGAGGTGCTAACATTGCAGACCTCAACTTAGAAAAGTTAGTTAAAACGGATATGCTCCCCACTCTGCACCAGAGTTCGAATCCCTGTAatttttttgagagaaaagcGATAATTGTATACATAAATTAGGCATAAAGACCATCAGCCACAAGGGCAAATACAAATGCCCAAAAAGGGGTAATACAAATATGTAAACATAGTAACCACATAGAGGCCACAAAAGGCCAGAGAAATGTCGACATAAAAACTGCATGCTTGAACAAACCTGACATGAATCATAATGCCCAAAAATACAACTACAACTTTTAACTCTCACAAGTACAAAATACAATATAGACtagaaaacaatcaaacaCCCAACTCACAAGGAGTTGATGCAATTATTACAAAATAAGACAACTGTaaacaaacaaccaaaaaccaaCAGAGCCTCTACCGACATTGTTGCCACCGCCACCATAGATGCCGTCGTTGCCTTAGAGACAAAGAACACACCGAGATTGCAGCTAGTCatttaaattagattaaagtagaatatcgcttgtataaaaaaataaaaaaataaaattgtagaGACACTTTTAGGTTTTAATGACGACTACTTTATACTtcacttttaaattttgtaaagTTATGTCTTGAAATAAACTAAAATTGTCCTCATTTAAGAAGAATTTCCAAAACAGAACTATTCTACTTTAAATAGACAAATACGTAAAACCAATAGTCTATTGACATGCGTGTTAATAAAACTAAATGGGCAAAAAATGctaacaaaaagtcaaaaaaacaCTCGTAAGGATGCCCTACGCAAAACAAGGAAGGATTCCTCTTCTCGAAATCATGATGGCAGCAGGTGTGTGGTATGTCTGGTTCTTGTCTTTTAATTATATTGTCTCTGATTATATTACGATGTTCTACTTTGCAAgacaaggaaacaaaaaaggtCTAGTTGGCTGTTTTTAAGGTTCTTGAAGGTGTAGTTATCAAGCTTCTCTACAATGACATAAAATTAGCAGAAAActttgattttatataaatgtttGTTTCAATAACCTTCACTTTAGATTATGAATTGGATCTTTCTTAGATTCTGAGATGCTTTCAGGTTCCCAGTTATCATTAAAACTTGAAGGTAGGTACTTAATGGACGCTCCACTTGCACAAGTTGAACCCTTTTGTTGTGGGGATGTTCCAAGTTACTATAAAGATACATTATTGTTGTGATCGTCATGATCATGTTAGGGaatgattttatatttcaaaattcTCTAGATGATTCTTTGCTTGGTTCAAAAGAAACTTCTCATTGTATTGACAATCATGAATGCTAAGGAAAGGATGCTCAGCtcatgtgtgtgagaaacttaCATGATCCGGGATATATGTAATCATTATCTATTTCTTTCTCACGTGACATCTCGTATTATGAGAGAAATAGAGTGTAGGTTTGTATTCTCGCGTTTCatgtaaaccattaatttattACAGGGGATATCATTCTATGGAACAACTTATCTTTCCATAACCCGTAAAGTAGTTTGAGCTGCCATTCCCTCCCGGCTTTTCTTCTGTCGATGTAATTAAGCCAAAATAACTTAGTCTTGGTTGCAGATCCTGATATCATTGGCACAAATATAAAGGTCTTTATGGTGATTTTCCCCTCTTGAAAgctccttttttgttttataatttggttttATGCTTTTGATCATCCTCTGTTGCTGCTTTTGAAAACTTCAGCTTCAGATGTTCACCATTTCGGCATGGCTGCCGCTATTTGGCCACAGATTTTATAgcccttgttttcttttttcttggttgAAGAAGTCCTTGTTTTCTAAGGTGACAGCTTtggataattaaaatatagttCATGCGAAAACTTTGGTCACACCCGTAATTCCTTTAAACAAACAAGCTTTCCTGCTTCTAGTAAAACTCAATTTCCTCTTAAGCTGTTGAAATTAGATCCAAACTGAAATTAGCTTCCACTGCTTTCATGGCTTCAAATCTTGGTTCGTTGGCCTGGAACTTAAGGCCATCATAGAGCTTCATATAGTCTTCACACACGAATTTCGGGCAAACTTGattcttcttctctgcttcTTTCTCCACCAGTGTTGGTGCAGGGTAGATGACAGCAACACTGCCAGGGTTGTAGAAGGAAGCTATTGACATTCTGGTGCTATCAGTTTGGGCAATCACTCTGTGCACCACACTCTTGTACTTCCCATTAGTGATCACCTATACTACAGCGGAATTCAAaattgtaagttttttttttatatatgtaagCAAATAGACTTGGGCATGAAGTAACATTAATTTGGAAAGTTGCGTTATTTGGGGTGAATAAAGGCATGTTTGGCATTCAACTGGAATccaactttttaaatttaaaaacagaatttgagttcagaacaaagaaaacttgtttggtagccttatttttaaaaactcaaactcaagaacaactaaaaaacaccctaattattaaaaataaaaatatctgtttttttattttttttttaacaacccataagttctcaaatttttaagatttgaaaacagttttcaagttgcatactaaacaagtttttgaatcttaaaaatagatttaagaactcattgtttttaagaaaaatcaaagtttttgagttCCCTATTTAAATAGGATACTAAACGCCCCCTAATTTTAATACCTCAAGTTGGTCAAGAATGATAACAATGGAGTGGCGCATGGGGGACACATCAATCCATTGGCCATCTCCACTGACCTTGTCATCTTGGAAGAGCAGGATCATACAGCCGGCATCGGTGTGTGCCCGGAGACCCTTGATCAGCTCAGGGTTGGGACATTGAGGGTAGTTGCTAACCTGGGTGCCAAACGCTGGCCCATTTGTTCCATAGAAGGCCTTCCACTGTGTCTAAAAAGTCATGACTCACTAGCAACAATATTTGTGgacccaaaatttaaaattaatcagaCGAAACGGACATTAATGACAATTGaattacaacaaaaatattttgataatATAACTTTAAGTGGGGGTATTTTAGGGATCTGAAAGTATAAAATCTGATACATCAAGCTTAATTAGCTAAGAATAAATAAGTTTAAAGGGGATAAAgtcaaattttctataaaaattaTCATATAGGCTTGGTCGACCAAGGCTTGGCTCCTTAAAATTAAAGAGGAGTTCCTCCTAACAACCGTTGGGATTTTGGCACTTGTTAAATTCAAGCAACATTGACAAAgatccaacaaaaaaagaaaaaaaatgttataaaaatttaacatGTGTCAAAACCTCATTGATTGTAAGGAGGAGCTCCTCTTTAATTTTAAGGAGCCAAGCATTTCCCATCTTTGTTTGGTCATTTTGCCTTGTTTTGCTTACtagcacaaataaaaaagagaaactcAATTTTCTATTTAGATTTACTAACATATGGATATTGAAATGATTCTAATTCACGACGATTATGTTAATTAATAAGTAAAAGCACAAATAATTAAATCGATTAATGTGATAggtaattatatatgtaattcAGTAACATCTTaccctttttgaattactttaattagtaattgtatgataattattatttaatatattaaaaattatataaaaagtccacaaaataattaatttctatttattaagtcttttgtgaaacCATTTGGGTGTCTTATTTAAATTTCTTCATAGCCCAAGAGCCGTATTCATTtctattaggccattactcgAGTATCTACTgccccttttattttttactttttcactgttattacccgtataaaCATTCTAGCACTTTCACGCTTAATAATGTATTACACACGtacgcacgtatttctcatgtttaatatacttattttttacaaaaatttcaataagacacacacAATTCGCGTATTATACACccaattctcacatattattgaataaaaatgatatatatatatatatttggctaCACTAAGTTTTCCCCTAATTGTCttgtaaaaatagtatagccgggcggctatactcgtttttcttaatttcttttttaaaaaatcgtatagcctCACGGCTGTAcatgtttgacacgtggcgcatcGGTGATGGCACACATATATGAATCGTATAGctgcccggctatactagatttttttgaaataccttttttaaaaaaaagaaaatagtatGGCCGCCCGGCTTTACTGGTTTGACAGGCGGCGCCTATGCGCTGGGATAGTACAGCCGAGCGGCTGtacttttttaaattaaaaaatatatattaaattcaaaaaatatataattagtttctttactttcttcttttggcctactctttaattcaatatatGTTTGAATTACTTTGTTTAGTAATTGTAtgctaattattatttaatatattaaaaattatataaaaagtccatataataattaatttctatttattaagtcttttgtgaaacCATTTGGGTGTCTTATTTAAATTTCTTCATAGCCCAAGAGCCGTATTCATTtctattaggccattactcgGGTATCTACTgccccttttttattttttacttttttactgttattacccgtataaaCATTCTAGCACTTTCACGCTTAATAATGTATTACACACGtacgcacgtatttctcatgtttaatatgcctattttttacaaaaatttcaataagacacacacaattcacgtattatacacccaattctcacatattattgaataaaaatgatatatatatttggctaCTCTAAGTTTTCCCCTAATTGTCttgtaaaaatagtatagccgggcggctatactcgttttgcttaatttcttttttaaaaaatcgtatagccgcacggctgtacatgtttgacacgtggcgcatcGGTGATGGGCACACATAtataaatcgtatagccgcccggctatactagatttttttgaaattttttaagaaatagtataTCCGCGCGGCTCTACTCGCctctacctttttttttaaaaaagaaaatagtatGGCCGCCCGGCTTTACTGGTTTGACAGGCGGTGCCTATGCGCTGGGATAGTACAGCCGAGCGGCTGTaatgttttaaattaaaaaatacatattaaattcaaaaaatatataattaatttctttactttcttcttttggcctacttctttaatttaatatatgtttgaATTACTTTGTTTAGTAATTGTatgttaattattatttaatatattaaaaattatataaaaagtccacataataattaatttctatttattaagtcttttgtgaaacCAATTTGGGTGTCTTATTTAAATTTCTTCATAGCCCAAAGAGGCCCAAGGCACAGGTCTCtgattaatataattattattaatgaaaGTCAAATTTAAAGCCTAGCCTATAGCCATGCCCATTGGCCCAAGTTTTCAATGTTAAGCACACTTATCCAATGATCATGGTGCTTTCTTTATAAACACATTTATAGGGGTGTAGATTTTGGATGTGGGATTTTCACATAGGGCACCTCAAAAGATAGGCCTTCAGAGAAATCTATATTTTATTGTTGGTACAATCTGAAATTGTATTTAAAGCCCTTCAAGGTCTCCATGATGCATCTGTAAATGCCCTCTAAGGTCTCCATGAGAAATTATTGTATGGGGGGCAGAGTTATGGTTTTGATGTGGACTTCCATTCTTAGTAAATATAGGAACCAAATGGAAAAGATACCGCACAAATTTTACCTTGCCTTAATAATGACCAGATGAGCTGGAAGGTTTACACCCCATTCCAATGGGCTGTTACAAACCAATACCTCTGTAATTATCCATGACGGGCTCTTGATGGTTTCTGCTTCCTTGATCTTCACTTTGTTTCCTGTCTTGACCGTTTGGAGCAGTGCTTTCATGCCCCTTCACCTTTTCATAGGAAACAGCAACCTCTTTGCATTTGGCTGATGATACAGAGTTTGAACTCTGCCCCACTTCCATTTATCTTCTAACCTGATAGGATAACCTTCTCCAATGAAACTTAAATCTggtattttgttattcaaaactGGCATTTGCACCATTAGATGGTTTGAATAAAGAATTTGTCATGGCCTTATTGCCCTTGTTGATTTTCGGATCCTT
It encodes:
- the LOC18782609 gene encoding 1-aminocyclopropane-1-carboxylate oxidase, giving the protein MKALLQTVKTGNKVKIKEAETIKSPSWIITETQWKAFYGTNGPAFGTQVSNYPQCPNPELIKGLRAHTDAGCMILLFQDDKVSGDGQWIDVSPMRHSIVIILDQLEVITNGKYKSVVHRVIAQTDSTRMSIASFYNPGSVAVIYPAPTLVEKEAEKKNQVCPKFVCEDYMKLYDGLKFQANEPRFEAMKAVEANFSLDLISTA